The sequence below is a genomic window from Haloferax mediterranei ATCC 33500.
CGGCCACACAGACCACCACATAGGGACCGGCGAGTGGTGGAATCTCGAATGCAACCTCACACCGGTCGATACCAACCGCTTCGACTCGGTGGCCCGTCGCTGGAATTCCGGCGACCCGCCACGTCCATCGGTGGTCGTTGCACGTTTCGATAGTAAACGGAATCCAGATGCCACCGACGCGGACCTCGCCACGACTCCCCGCTTCGATTTTCCCGTCGACACCGCGAACCGCCGAGACACTCGGTCCCCACTCGGGCCAGTCCTCAACGGAGACCAGCATATCCCAGACAATCGACTCGGGCGCTGAAACCTCCCGACTAACGACTAAGCGTCGCCCATCCACGGTCCGCTCGAAGTGGGGCCTTATCGCACCTATGTTGTCTCCCACATATCCTAATATGCTAATAAGTCGTAATATAATATCCCCGAAAGCCTTATGCCTCAACCATGGTAGTCAGTAGCAAGGACATGAAGCACACAGACACCCGACCGAAACCGACGATGCGAGACGTTAGCCACACACCACCGATGGGAGAGAGCGTCACGAACGTCTGGGAACGCGGCAACGAGGCTGAATCAAGCGAAACATAACAGAGCAGAAAGAATCGACTGCAAAGTAACAGAGCAGAAGGGATTCGCAAACACGAAGTACCGACCACAATCCACCACCATCACCACCTTCTCACCTCCCGCTGGAGACGGGAGCGCAGGCAGCCGTCCTACCCCATGCCTGCTATTGCGACCGACCGTGTTGGCCCAGTCACTGGCTGACACGCCCGTTTTGATTTGCAGCAGCGTAGCCGTCACCTATCGGGACGTTTAACCCCGAGTCCGACGGGCGTTCGAATATGAAGGCGACCGCCAAGGCCCACCCAATCCAGGGCCTCGTGAAGTACCACGGGATGCGAGACCCTGAGATTCGACTGCCGTATCACGACAGCATCAGCGTCTGTACGGCACCGAGCCACACGAAGACGACTGTCGAATTCCTCCCCGACGCCGACGAGGACGTGTACGTCATCGGCGGTGAGGAGGTCGAAGGCCGCGGCGCAGAGCGTATCCGCGACGTGGTCGAACACGTTCGCGACCTCGCCGACTTCGACCACCGCGTCCGCCTCGAAAGTGAGAACTCCTTCCCGTCGAACATCGGATTCGGTTCGTCGTCGTCCGGGTTCGCCGCCGCGGCGATGGCACTCGCCGAGGCTGCCGACCTCGACCTGACGCGTCCGGAGATTTCGACCATCGCCCGCCGTGGGTCGTCCTCAGCCGCCCGCGCGGTTACGGGTGCCTTCTCGCACCTCTATTCGGGCATGAACGACACCGACTGCCGCTCCGAGCGCATCGAGACCGACCTCGAAGACGACCTTCGAATCGTCGCCGCGCACGTGCCCGCGTACAAGGAAACCGAGCAGGCCCACGCTGAGGCCGCCGACAGCCACATGTTCCAGGCCCGGATGGCCCACATGCATAAGCAAATCGACGACATGCGCGACGCGCTCTACGAGGCCGACTTCGACGCCGCCTTCGAACTCGCCGAGCACGACTCGCTTTCGCTCGCCGCGACGACGATGACCGGACCCGCCGGGTGGGTCTATTGGCAACCGCGCACCATCGCCGTGTTCAACGCCATCCGCGAACTCCGCGCGGAAGAAGACATCCCGGCCTACTTCTCGACTGACACGGGAGCCAGCGTCTACATCAACACGACAACTGAGTACGTCGACCGTGTCGAGAAAGTCGTCGCCGACTGCAACGTCGAGACCGACGTGTGGGAAGTCGGCGGTCCCGCCGAAATTCTCGACGAGTCGGACGCGCTGTTCTAAGCGCGCTCTCGCCGTCACCCTCTTTTCACTTGCGTCCGAGGTGATAGCCATGCGTGTCCTGGTTCTCGGTGCCGGGTACGCGGGCCTCACGCTCGCTCGCGAACTCGAACGCCGACTCCCCGCCGACGCCGACCTGACCGTGGTGAACGACTCGCCGTATCACCTCGTCCAGCACGAAGTCCACCGCGTAGTTCGGCACCCCTCCGTCGCCGACGCGATTCAGGTCCCGCTGGACGAAGCACTTCAGCGCGCCGAAATCATCGTCGACCGCGTGGAGCATGTCGACCACGACGCTCGCGCCGTCGCCCTCGCTGGCGGTGAGACGCTCGACTACGACTACTGCGCCGTCTGTCTCGGCGCGGAGACCGCCTACTACGACATCCCCGGCCTCGAATCTCACTCGGTCCCGCTCAAGCGACTCGACCACGCCAAGGACATCCGCGCCCGCTTTTTCGACGACTGCGACGAGGGCGGCACCATCGTCGTCGGTGGGGCCGGTCTCTCGGGCGTCCAAGTTGCGGGCGAACTCGCTGCCCTTCGAGACGAGGAAGACGCCCGCACCGATATCGTTCTCATCGAACAGATGGATACCGTCGCGCCGACGTTCCCCGAGAACTTCCAGCGAGCAGTTCGTGATGAACTGCTCGATAGGGGCGTCGACGTTCGGACCGAGACGGCGGTCCAATCGGTCACCGAGACGACCGTCACAACCGACACCGGGTACCTCGACTACGACATGCTCGTCTGGACCGGTGGCATCACCGGCAACGGTGCGATGGCTGGTGAGCGGCCCCCCGTCAGAGCGGACCTCCGACTGGACAAGCAAACTTTCGTCGTCGGTGACGCCGCCCGTATTGTGGACGCCGACGGCGAACCCGTTCCGGCAAGCGCATCTGCGGCCCTCCGCGAGGCGAAAGTCGCCGCGAAGAACATCGCCGCACTGGTCGACTACGATGACTGCGGCGACGAGAACGACTTCCCTCCGCGACCCGAGCCGTACCGGTTCGAAGTCCCCGGTTGGATTGTCTCCGTCGGTGACGGCACAGTGGCGCAGGTCGGCCCGAGTATCTTCCGTGGCAGCGCCGCGAAGGCGATGAAAACGACAGTCGGAGCGGGACATCTCACTTCGGTAGGGGCCGTATCGCAGGCGGTCGACCTCGTCGAAGAGGAGTTGAACCCCTGAGATTCGTTGTGAACCGAACGGTGTAATCAAAAATCGCTGTTCACACCCAGATTGGGCGTTCGAGTGTCTGTTTATACGGCCATTTACTTCCGAACCTATCTTCGATGCTACCTACTCCGAATCCATCATCGTCATCCTCGTCATCTATCCCGAATCCATCATCGTCATCCTCGTCACCCACCCCAAATCCGTCGTCGTCATCGTCACCCACCCCAAATCCATCATCGTCATCCTCGTCACCCACCCCAAATCCGTCGTCGTCATCGTCATCATCTATCCCGAATCCATCGTCGCTGTCTTCACTCTTCTCTTGGTCCTCTTCGTCCGCTTCATTCTCTTCGTCCGCTTCATCTCTCCCATCCTCATGTTCGGCTTCAGGACCCTCGAAGTCGGGCGATTTGACCTCTGATTCAAGGCGGAAAACCGTACCAGATGACCCGTCGACGCGGACTTCAGCATCACCCGTGAAGTTACCGCCGGTAAGTTCGAACTCGAACTCGTAGTAACCGGAATTGTCGTGGTCGTTCCCTTCGAGAAGTGACCAAGAACCATTTGATGGCGACCTGAGTTCGTTGCGGGCCATGTCGAGCGCGGCGGACTCGTTGATGGAGAAGGTAGTGTCGTTGTCGCGTTCGCGTTCAATCTCACGAGACG
It includes:
- a CDS encoding SRPBCC family protein produces the protein MLVSVEDWPEWGPSVSAVRGVDGKIEAGSRGEVRVGGIWIPFTIETCNDHRWTWRVAGIPATGHRVEAVGIDRCEVAFEIPPLAGPYVVVCVAALRRIDRLATSAKNKQG
- the mvaD gene encoding phosphomevalonate decarboxylase MvaD; the protein is MKATAKAHPIQGLVKYHGMRDPEIRLPYHDSISVCTAPSHTKTTVEFLPDADEDVYVIGGEEVEGRGAERIRDVVEHVRDLADFDHRVRLESENSFPSNIGFGSSSSGFAAAAMALAEAADLDLTRPEISTIARRGSSSAARAVTGAFSHLYSGMNDTDCRSERIETDLEDDLRIVAAHVPAYKETEQAHAEAADSHMFQARMAHMHKQIDDMRDALYEADFDAAFELAEHDSLSLAATTMTGPAGWVYWQPRTIAVFNAIRELRAEEDIPAYFSTDTGASVYINTTTEYVDRVEKVVADCNVETDVWEVGGPAEILDESDALF
- a CDS encoding NAD(P)/FAD-dependent oxidoreductase, with translation MRVLVLGAGYAGLTLARELERRLPADADLTVVNDSPYHLVQHEVHRVVRHPSVADAIQVPLDEALQRAEIIVDRVEHVDHDARAVALAGGETLDYDYCAVCLGAETAYYDIPGLESHSVPLKRLDHAKDIRARFFDDCDEGGTIVVGGAGLSGVQVAGELAALRDEEDARTDIVLIEQMDTVAPTFPENFQRAVRDELLDRGVDVRTETAVQSVTETTVTTDTGYLDYDMLVWTGGITGNGAMAGERPPVRADLRLDKQTFVVGDAARIVDADGEPVPASASAALREAKVAAKNIAALVDYDDCGDENDFPPRPEPYRFEVPGWIVSVGDGTVAQVGPSIFRGSAAKAMKTTVGAGHLTSVGAVSQAVDLVEEELNP